From a region of the Lactuca sativa cultivar Salinas chromosome 4, Lsat_Salinas_v11, whole genome shotgun sequence genome:
- the LOC111878472 gene encoding floral homeotic protein APETALA 2-like, producing the protein MISARTVENKFTSVFKKLYVALKSHSISICGFDTAYVAARAYDRAAIKFRGVNADINFNISDYEDDLNQIKNLTKEEFVHILRRQSTGFSRGSSKYRGVTLHKYGRWEARMGQFLGKKYIYLGLFDSKGSSKMHCEQYEDNNQKYEDAQKKNVEFQQKNVDVQAKFEQQLAQAINVINTLSEQFL; encoded by the exons ATGATTTCTGCAAGGACTGTGGAAAACAAGTTTACCTCGGTATTTAAGAAATTATACGTAGCATTGAAATCCCATTCTATTtcaatat GTGGATTTGATACTGCATATGTTGCTGCTAG GGCATATGATCGGGCTGCTATAAAATTTCGTGGTGTTAATGctgatattaatttcaatataagTGATTACGAGGATGACTTGAATCAG ATAAAAAACTTGACCAAGGAAGAGTTTGTGCATATACTTCGTCGTCAAAGCACTGGATTCTCAAGAGGAAGCTCAAAGTATAGAGGTGTTACCTTACACAAATATGGTCGTTGGGAAGCTCGAATGGGCCAATTTCTTGGGAAAAA ATATATCTATCTTGGATTGTTCGATAGTAAAGGATCTTCTAAAATGCATTGCGAACAATACGAGGATAATAAT CAAAAATATGAAGATGCTCAGAAAAAGAATGTAGAGTTTCAACAGAAAAATGTGGATGTTCAAGCAAAGTTTGAACAACAACTTGCACAAGCAATAAATGTCATTAACACGTTGAGTGAACAG TTTCTATAg
- the LOC111878566 gene encoding beta-1,3-galactosyltransferase pvg3-like: protein MVSSEKPMLKMNQKRLLFTKLPLMAFSVLMVIFIIFNLYIKNPFQHSSNVQNYPSTKRFNLLIGILTRADKHEHRHFLRLIYGIQSSPIAQIDLKFVFCNLTKQEQRVLISLEILKFNDIIILNCSENMNDGKTYTYFSSLPNILSHPYDYVMKADDDVYFRLLPLASSLQPLPRSDLYYGFVIPCQSMDPFVSYMSGMGFVLSWDLVEWIANSDIPRNDTIGPEDKLVGKWLNLGKKARNRVSNKPAMYDYPGMNGRCSHELIPETIAVHKLKRWDQWLDVIQYFNVTKDLNTSKLYNGLNFDSVFNLKM from the coding sequence ATGGTGAGTTCAGAAAAACCCATGTTGAAAATGAACCAGAAACGCCTCCTTTTCACCAAGTTACCTCTAATGGCGTTTTCTGTCCTCATggtcatcttcatcatcttcaacctCTACATAAAAAACCCATttcaacattcatcaaatgtccAAAACTACCCTTCAACAAAGCGATTCAACCTCCTAATAGGGATCCTAACTCGAGCAGATAAACATGAACACCGCCATTTCCTTCGCCTCATCTATGGAATCCAATCCTCTCCCATAGCTCAAATAGACCTCAAATTTGTATTCTGCAACCTCACAAAACAAGAACAAAGAGTTCTAATCTCCCTCGAGATCTTAAAATTCAATGACATTATCATTCTCAACTGTTCAGAAAACATGAACGATGGGAAAACCTACACATACTTCTCTTCACTTCCAAATATTCTATCTCACCCTTATGATTATGTCATGAAAGCAGATGATGATGTCTATTTTCGTCTTTTACCACTCGCATCATCCCTCCAACCacttccaagatcggatttgtaCTATGGGTTTGTGATTCCATGCCAAAGTATGGATCCGTTTGTGTCGTATATGTCCGGAATGGGGTTTGTTTTATCATGGGATTTAGTGGAATGGATTGCAAATTCGGATATTCCTAGGAATGATACAATTGGCCCTGAGGATAAACTGGTTGGAAAATGGTTAAATCTTGGGAAAAAAGCAAGAAATAGGGTTTCTAATAAGCCTGCTATGTATGATTATCCTGGCATGAATGGCAGGTGTTCACATGAGCTTATTCCTGAAACAATAGCCGTTCATAAGCTCAAAAGATGGGATCAATGGCTTGATGTGATTCAGTATTTTAATGTTACTAAAGATCTTAATACATCGAAGCTTTACAATGGTTTGAACTTTGACTCGGTTTTCaatttaaaaatgtaa
- the LOC111878541 gene encoding uncharacterized protein At1g01500 isoform X2 — MDREESNLSLAEYKPFNYRVVNGSGNIHHQTTSGWLEIRLFYVRITPCAVNTVPEHLTLRNLRREIGVSLEINGFRVPSANTALVTLRRDRVDKESSEVTYVSTDNIRVTGAIEFEVIENEGDDREMILCGSLERIEPTWSNGSLDNGNTHTHHHHNHNNNGSKTGWSMDFYAANLSKFGTSSPSIEVYIAGCCSSVPVILTKTIQVSPRRRGGSRHGMLHAIPEDEEEVDKEPLRDNGVLRQRKLPHTSGEEADGYESEGKVGPSYYSEEMYYDEDGQLTWFNAGVRVGVGIGLGMCLGIGIGVGLLMRSYQATTRNFRRRFF, encoded by the exons ATGGATCGAGAGGAGAGTAATTTGTCGCTAGCAGAATACAAACCGTTCAATTACAGGGTAGTGAATGGTTCAGgtaatattcatcatcaaacgacgTCAGGTTGGCTCGAAATTCGGCTGTTCTACGTCCGAATCACGCCGTGCGCCGTGAACACCGTGCCGGAACATTTAACGCTGCGGAACCTACGCCGTGAAATCGGCGTGTCACTCGAGATTAATGGATTTAGGGTTCCGTCAGCTAACACTGCTTTAGTAACGTTACGAAGGGACCGTGTCGACAAGGAGTCGTCGGAAGTGACGTATGTTAGCACCGATAATATTAGGGTCACTGGGGCGATTGAATTTGAGGTGATTGAAAACGAAGGAGATGACAGGGAGATGATCTTGTGTGGGTCTTTGGAGAGGATTGAACCAACTTGGAGCAATGGGAGTTTAGATAACGGCAATACTCATACTCATCATCATCACAATCACAATAACAACGGATCAAAAACAGGTTGGAGTATGGATTTCTACGCTGCAAATTTGTCAAAGTTTGGTACTTCTTCCCCGTCGATCGAAGTTTACATTGCAGGATGTTGCTCCTCTGTACCAGTGATATTGACCAAAACTATTCAAGTTAGTCCCCGGAGACGCGGTGGTTCAAGACATGGGATGCTCCATGCTATTCCGGAGGATGAAGAAGAAGTCGATAAGGAACCTTTGAGGGACAATGGGGTTCTCCGGCAACGCAAATTACCG CATACATCAGGGGAAGAAGCCGATGGGTATGAATCAGAAGGTAAAGTAGGGCCAAGCTATTATTCAGAGGAGATGTATTACGATGAAGATGGACAGCTTACATGGTTCAATGCCGGTGTAAGAGTTGGAGTCGGAATTGGCCTCGGAATGTGTCTCGGAATCGGCATTGGTGTCGGATTGCTCATGCGCTCATATCAAGCAACCACACGGAATTTCAGGAGGCGATTCTTTTGA
- the LOC111878541 gene encoding uncharacterized protein At1g01500 isoform X1, whose translation MDREESNLSLAEYKPFNYRVVNGSGNIHHQTTSGWLEIRLFYVRITPCAVNTVPEHLTLRNLRREIGVSLEINGFRVPSANTALVTLRRDRVDKESSEVTYVSTDNIRVTGAIEFEVIENEGDDREMILCGSLERIEPTWSNGSLDNGNTHTHHHHNHNNNGSKTGWSMDFYAANLSKFGTSSPSIEVYIAGCCSSVPVILTKTIQVSPRRRGGSRHGMLHAIPEDEEEVDKEPLRDNGVLRQRKLPQHTSGEEADGYESEGKVGPSYYSEEMYYDEDGQLTWFNAGVRVGVGIGLGMCLGIGIGVGLLMRSYQATTRNFRRRFF comes from the exons ATGGATCGAGAGGAGAGTAATTTGTCGCTAGCAGAATACAAACCGTTCAATTACAGGGTAGTGAATGGTTCAGgtaatattcatcatcaaacgacgTCAGGTTGGCTCGAAATTCGGCTGTTCTACGTCCGAATCACGCCGTGCGCCGTGAACACCGTGCCGGAACATTTAACGCTGCGGAACCTACGCCGTGAAATCGGCGTGTCACTCGAGATTAATGGATTTAGGGTTCCGTCAGCTAACACTGCTTTAGTAACGTTACGAAGGGACCGTGTCGACAAGGAGTCGTCGGAAGTGACGTATGTTAGCACCGATAATATTAGGGTCACTGGGGCGATTGAATTTGAGGTGATTGAAAACGAAGGAGATGACAGGGAGATGATCTTGTGTGGGTCTTTGGAGAGGATTGAACCAACTTGGAGCAATGGGAGTTTAGATAACGGCAATACTCATACTCATCATCATCACAATCACAATAACAACGGATCAAAAACAGGTTGGAGTATGGATTTCTACGCTGCAAATTTGTCAAAGTTTGGTACTTCTTCCCCGTCGATCGAAGTTTACATTGCAGGATGTTGCTCCTCTGTACCAGTGATATTGACCAAAACTATTCAAGTTAGTCCCCGGAGACGCGGTGGTTCAAGACATGGGATGCTCCATGCTATTCCGGAGGATGAAGAAGAAGTCGATAAGGAACCTTTGAGGGACAATGGGGTTCTCCGGCAACGCAAATTACCG CAGCATACATCAGGGGAAGAAGCCGATGGGTATGAATCAGAAGGTAAAGTAGGGCCAAGCTATTATTCAGAGGAGATGTATTACGATGAAGATGGACAGCTTACATGGTTCAATGCCGGTGTAAGAGTTGGAGTCGGAATTGGCCTCGGAATGTGTCTCGGAATCGGCATTGGTGTCGGATTGCTCATGCGCTCATATCAAGCAACCACACGGAATTTCAGGAGGCGATTCTTTTGA